From Zhongshania aliphaticivorans, one genomic window encodes:
- a CDS encoding acetyl-CoA hydrolase/transferase C-terminal domain-containing protein — protein sequence MQRPEGSDVELLQARYAACIDAIIARVGKNLVLALPLGLGKPIELVNAIYARACQDTSITLTILTALTLERPRETHPIRGRLLNPVFDRLYANYTEPSYAQAVRENALPANIAVREFYFKPGSRLGNASAQQNYISSNYTHAARDVAAQGCNVVMQLVAQDPQDAQRLSMSCNPDTSADVVQRLVALGRDFVSVAVVHPDLPYMVGDAEVSADQYDFVLDTNASEHGLFVMPKLPPVSPSDYAIGLHASCLIADGGTLQLGIGAMSDAIVHGVQLRHSRNDDYQALLSRFKIDGRWGDLIAAYGGSDPFVEGLYGATEMFVEGFWQLFGSGILKREVYDFWALQLLVNEGFCQPQAISADTNTAMADLGVRELRGKDFAVLQYHGYFNEQCQYCDGYIIAADGESVAANMANPVSQRFMAEKCLGTALRNGKVLHGGFFLGSEAFYRGLRELKAEARGKLAMCGVEKINQLDFNPRLYQAQRRRARFINTGLNVSLQGAVASDTLESGQVVSGVGGQYNFVAMAHQLSDGRSILMIRSTRMEKGKARSNIVDNFASCTIPRHLRDIVITEYGIADLRSKTDEEVVKALINIADSRFQSDLLRSAKAAGKLAADYQIPAAYRENSAARIQRDVAWAQSRKMMPSYPFGCDFSDDELRAAKALKTLASLPWWQTILLALKPEHRSDAARKVLLSLGLNTVSGLKDRLLQRLISAVIKRESIL from the coding sequence ATGCAAAGACCTGAAGGCAGCGATGTCGAATTACTTCAAGCGCGCTACGCTGCGTGCATAGACGCCATTATTGCGCGCGTAGGAAAGAACCTTGTGCTCGCTTTGCCACTGGGCTTGGGTAAACCCATCGAGCTGGTTAACGCCATTTATGCGCGTGCCTGCCAAGACACGAGTATTACGTTAACAATTTTAACGGCGCTCACCTTGGAGCGGCCCCGCGAGACGCACCCCATTAGAGGGCGATTATTAAATCCGGTATTTGATCGTCTCTACGCCAATTATACCGAACCGAGTTATGCACAAGCGGTTCGAGAAAATGCCCTGCCAGCCAATATTGCAGTTCGCGAATTTTATTTTAAACCGGGCAGTCGCCTGGGCAATGCCAGTGCCCAGCAAAATTATATTAGCTCTAATTACACCCATGCTGCGCGAGATGTGGCGGCCCAGGGTTGCAATGTGGTGATGCAGTTGGTGGCACAAGATCCACAAGACGCTCAGCGTTTGAGTATGAGCTGTAACCCAGATACCTCTGCCGACGTTGTACAGCGACTTGTCGCGCTTGGCCGAGACTTTGTGAGTGTGGCGGTGGTGCACCCCGATTTGCCGTATATGGTTGGCGACGCGGAAGTCAGTGCCGATCAATACGACTTCGTTCTCGACACCAATGCCAGTGAACACGGCTTATTTGTTATGCCGAAATTGCCGCCGGTATCGCCTAGCGATTATGCCATTGGTTTGCACGCCAGCTGCCTAATTGCCGATGGCGGTACACTGCAGCTTGGCATTGGCGCAATGAGCGATGCCATCGTACATGGTGTTCAGCTCCGTCACAGCCGGAATGACGACTATCAGGCCTTGCTGAGCCGCTTTAAGATCGATGGTCGCTGGGGTGATTTAATCGCCGCCTACGGTGGTAGCGATCCCTTTGTTGAGGGCTTGTACGGCGCTACCGAAATGTTTGTAGAGGGCTTTTGGCAACTTTTTGGCAGCGGCATTTTAAAGCGCGAGGTCTATGATTTTTGGGCTTTACAGCTATTGGTGAATGAAGGTTTTTGCCAGCCACAGGCAATTAGTGCCGATACGAATACGGCGATGGCCGACCTTGGTGTTCGGGAGTTGCGCGGCAAAGACTTTGCGGTGCTGCAATACCACGGTTATTTTAATGAGCAGTGCCAGTATTGCGACGGCTATATTATTGCCGCTGACGGTGAGTCCGTCGCGGCGAATATGGCCAATCCTGTTAGTCAGCGCTTTATGGCTGAAAAATGTTTGGGAACGGCGCTGCGCAATGGCAAGGTTCTTCACGGCGGTTTCTTTTTGGGCAGTGAGGCGTTTTATCGCGGTTTGCGTGAACTCAAGGCCGAGGCGCGTGGTAAACTGGCGATGTGTGGCGTTGAAAAAATCAATCAGCTGGATTTTAATCCACGTTTATATCAGGCGCAGCGTCGCCGCGCACGTTTCATTAATACCGGTCTAAATGTCAGTCTGCAGGGCGCTGTCGCCTCCGATACCCTCGAGTCAGGTCAGGTGGTATCTGGCGTGGGTGGTCAATATAATTTTGTGGCGATGGCCCATCAACTGAGCGACGGTCGCTCGATATTGATGATTCGTTCCACGCGAATGGAGAAGGGTAAGGCGCGCTCGAATATCGTCGACAATTTTGCCAGCTGCACTATTCCCCGCCATTTGCGGGACATTGTTATTACGGAATACGGCATTGCTGATTTGCGTTCTAAAACCGACGAAGAGGTGGTTAAAGCGCTGATTAATATTGCCGACTCGCGATTTCAGTCGGACCTACTGCGCAGTGCAAAGGCGGCGGGCAAGCTTGCTGCCGATTACCAAATACCGGCTGCTTATCGCGAAAACTCAGCTGCGCGGATTCAGCGGGATGTCGCGTGGGCGCAAAGTCGCAAGATGATGCCAAGTTACCCATTCGGCTGTGATTTTAGTGACGATGAATTACGTGCAGCAAAGGCGCTGAAAACCCTCGCAAGCCTACCATGGTGGCAAACTATACTGCTGGCGCTTAAACCAGAGCACCGCAGTGACGCGGCGCGTAAAGTATTGCTCAGCTTAGGCTTGAATACGGTTTCGGGGCTTAAGGATAGGCTGCTGCAGCGGCTTATTTCAGCCGTTATAAAGCGTGAATCTATACTTTAG
- a CDS encoding acyl-CoA dehydrogenase C-terminal domain-containing protein has protein sequence MTTFKAPVRDIDFVLNEVLDYQAHYKTIAAGAEATPDMVEAITAEAAKFAEEVLSPLNKVGDEEGCTWNDSEVTTPTGFKEAYQMWIDGGWQGLSHPTEYGGQGLPMSMGLIKSELIGTANWSWGMYPGLSLGAMNTLIVHGTEEQKAQYMPKLCEGTWTGTMCLTEAHCGSDLGQMKSKAELQEDGSYKLTGSKIFISAGEHDLTENIIHIVLARTPGAPEGTKGISLFIVPKVNVNADGSLGERNSVKCGSIEHKMGIHGNSTCVINFDDATGYLLGKENEGLNAMFTFMNTARIGTAIQGLAASELAYQNALPYAMDRYSMRSLSGTKNPDKPGDAIIHHPDVRRMLLTAKAFAEGGRAMIYDAAKYSDHMVQAETQAERDAAENELGFLTPILKAFLTETGLESASNAMQVFGGHGYIKEHGMEQIYRDARIATLYEGTTGIQAMDLIGRKVVLDGFKLYGGFCKKLYKFGFKNLLGGKRRGYSAKLIGYTLAWNWHTVKMVARASKNRDAVGAASYDFLMYSGYLSMAYYWARMAEVAATKLASGEGDAAFYQAKLETAEFYFSRLLPRAKAHGGSMGSSTESVMGMDLERFTVR, from the coding sequence ATGACCACATTTAAAGCGCCAGTTAGAGACATCGACTTCGTCCTTAATGAAGTCTTAGACTACCAGGCCCACTACAAAACGATTGCCGCTGGCGCCGAAGCTACGCCAGACATGGTAGAAGCTATCACCGCAGAAGCAGCGAAATTCGCTGAAGAAGTGCTCTCGCCTCTTAATAAAGTCGGCGATGAAGAAGGCTGCACCTGGAATGACAGCGAAGTAACCACCCCCACCGGTTTCAAAGAAGCCTATCAAATGTGGATTGACGGTGGCTGGCAGGGTTTGTCTCACCCCACCGAATACGGCGGCCAAGGTCTGCCAATGTCTATGGGACTGATTAAATCAGAGCTTATTGGCACCGCTAACTGGTCTTGGGGCATGTACCCCGGCCTAAGCTTAGGTGCAATGAACACGCTTATCGTTCACGGTACCGAAGAGCAAAAAGCCCAATATATGCCCAAGCTCTGCGAAGGCACTTGGACTGGCACCATGTGCTTAACCGAAGCCCACTGCGGTTCTGACCTTGGCCAAATGAAAAGCAAGGCCGAGCTACAGGAAGACGGCAGCTACAAACTCACTGGCAGCAAAATCTTTATCTCTGCCGGCGAGCACGACCTGACCGAAAACATTATTCACATTGTATTGGCCCGTACCCCCGGCGCCCCAGAAGGCACCAAAGGTATTTCCTTATTTATTGTGCCTAAAGTTAACGTTAACGCCGACGGTAGCTTAGGTGAGCGCAATAGCGTTAAGTGCGGCAGTATTGAGCACAAAATGGGTATTCACGGTAACTCCACTTGCGTCATCAACTTTGACGACGCGACTGGCTATTTGCTGGGCAAGGAAAATGAAGGCTTGAACGCGATGTTCACCTTTATGAACACCGCCCGTATCGGCACCGCAATACAAGGTTTGGCTGCCTCTGAATTGGCCTACCAAAATGCCCTGCCCTACGCCATGGATCGCTACTCCATGCGTTCATTGTCTGGTACTAAAAACCCAGACAAACCGGGCGATGCGATTATTCATCACCCCGACGTGCGCCGTATGCTGCTCACCGCCAAGGCCTTTGCTGAAGGTGGCCGCGCAATGATTTATGACGCCGCCAAATATTCAGATCACATGGTGCAGGCTGAAACACAAGCTGAGCGCGATGCGGCTGAGAACGAACTGGGCTTTTTAACACCAATTTTGAAAGCGTTCTTGACTGAAACCGGTCTTGAATCTGCCAGCAATGCCATGCAGGTCTTTGGTGGTCACGGCTATATTAAAGAACACGGTATGGAACAGATTTATCGCGATGCCCGTATTGCCACTTTGTACGAAGGCACTACCGGTATTCAAGCCATGGACCTGATCGGCCGTAAAGTTGTACTGGACGGATTCAAACTCTACGGCGGTTTCTGCAAAAAGCTGTATAAATTTGGCTTTAAAAATCTGCTTGGCGGCAAGCGCCGTGGCTATTCAGCGAAGCTTATCGGCTACACCTTAGCGTGGAATTGGCACACCGTTAAGATGGTTGCCCGCGCCTCTAAAAACCGCGATGCGGTTGGTGCAGCGTCTTACGACTTCCTGATGTACAGCGGCTATTTGTCAATGGCTTACTACTGGGCAAGAATGGCCGAAGTAGCTGCCACTAAACTGGCTAGCGGCGAAGGCGATGCCGCCTTCTACCAAGCTAAGTTAGAAACGGCTGAGTTCTACTTCTCTCGTTTACTGCCGCGTGCCAAAGCACATGGTGGTTCAATGGGTAGCAGCACTGAAAGTGTCATGGGTATGGATTTAGAGCGCTTTACCGTTCGCTAA
- a CDS encoding enoyl-CoA hydratase/isomerase family protein encodes MQVEYAVCLERHPLPAGGYLAQLTLNAPARMNALTLEMVTLLRRLLVELRDDTEAVAVFLDGAGSRGFCVGADALRMRASALANPGGAAVEAEAFFAQEYAAAYLIHTFPKPIICWGSGIVMGAGLGLMVGASHRIVTDASRLAMPEISIGLFPNVGASWFLGQMPGRCGLFSALTGVELSAADALYAGLADYCLTDSSKNQVLRKLLLLEWCDDPKWNAQCLTECLTDIEAEQGAELGAASLKDCRGWIDDVCSQPVVGSISNKLREYRGADRWLSSAAQGHARGAASTAKLIFRQLEAGRNLGLLEIFRMELVMSANRVRDPEFAEGVRARLIDRDRDPRWCYRSIDEVPELEIEAMFKSPWSKNPLDELI; translated from the coding sequence ATGCAAGTTGAATACGCTGTTTGTCTTGAGCGCCACCCATTACCGGCGGGGGGGTATCTGGCGCAACTCACTTTGAATGCGCCCGCGCGAATGAACGCTTTAACCTTAGAAATGGTGACCTTGCTTCGTCGTCTACTTGTGGAATTGCGCGACGATACCGAGGCGGTGGCGGTCTTTCTTGACGGTGCTGGCAGTCGCGGTTTTTGTGTGGGTGCAGATGCGTTGCGCATGCGCGCCTCGGCGCTGGCCAATCCCGGCGGCGCTGCAGTAGAAGCCGAGGCATTTTTTGCCCAAGAGTACGCGGCGGCCTATCTTATTCACACCTTTCCAAAGCCGATAATTTGTTGGGGTAGCGGCATTGTGATGGGCGCGGGTTTGGGCTTAATGGTGGGGGCGAGTCATCGTATAGTGACTGACGCAAGTCGCTTGGCAATGCCAGAAATTAGCATTGGATTATTCCCTAATGTTGGCGCGAGCTGGTTTTTAGGGCAAATGCCGGGGCGCTGTGGTTTGTTTTCGGCTTTAACGGGGGTGGAGTTGTCAGCCGCAGATGCGCTTTATGCCGGACTTGCCGACTACTGCCTTACTGACAGCAGTAAAAATCAGGTACTGCGTAAATTACTTTTATTAGAGTGGTGCGATGATCCCAAGTGGAACGCCCAGTGCCTTACTGAGTGTTTAACGGATATCGAGGCTGAGCAGGGCGCCGAACTCGGCGCAGCCTCATTAAAAGATTGTCGTGGCTGGATTGATGATGTCTGCAGTCAACCAGTAGTTGGGAGTATCAGTAATAAACTACGCGAGTATCGCGGTGCTGATCGCTGGTTGAGCAGTGCCGCGCAAGGTCATGCGCGCGGCGCGGCGAGCACCGCTAAGCTCATTTTTAGGCAATTAGAGGCCGGGCGCAATTTGGGCTTGCTCGAGATATTTCGCATGGAGTTGGTGATGTCGGCAAACCGGGTGCGCGACCCTGAGTTTGCAGAGGGTGTTCGGGCGCGATTAATAGACCGCGACCGCGATCCTCGCTGGTGTTACCGCAGTATTGACGAGGTGCCAGAGCTGGAAATAGAAGCCATGTTTAAGTCGCCGTGGTCTAAAAATCCTCTAGATGAATTAATTTGA
- a CDS encoding ammonium transporter — MKKMHYLFALLMLVFSSFCFADEASPASNMVWLVTASALVFLMQAGFALLECGMSRSKNALNVVMKNYMDVCLGTLIFWAIGYGLMFGNNPSGFMGTDLFFMNDSDPASYGVLLFQTMFAATAVTIASGAMAERTRFDGYLVGALFITAVIYPIFGSWVWNADGWLAQMGFIDFAGSTVVHSVGAWTALAGIIILGPRLGRFDKHGKARELRGHNLSYVALGGFILWFGWFGFNGGSTLSATVDIGLINLNTQLAAAAGAAASMLLAVAMRRPILLTETVNGSIAGLVAITAGCATMLPAYAVLTGAIGGIVCVLGSQLLLRMQLDDVVGAVSAHGFAGAWGTLAAGMFYKGNLFDTHLITVQLIGIAACFIWTFCCALIMYFAIDLVMGLRAPSQHEQRGLDLSEHAEIGYPEFNSGNIAYTADRANNMGLRS, encoded by the coding sequence ATGAAAAAAATGCACTATCTTTTTGCATTACTCATGCTCGTGTTCTCTTCTTTCTGCTTTGCCGATGAGGCTAGCCCAGCAAGCAATATGGTGTGGCTGGTCACCGCCAGCGCCCTGGTATTTTTAATGCAAGCGGGCTTTGCCTTGCTGGAGTGCGGCATGTCGCGCAGCAAAAACGCGCTCAACGTCGTTATGAAAAATTACATGGATGTCTGCCTTGGCACATTAATTTTCTGGGCTATTGGCTATGGTCTAATGTTCGGCAACAACCCCAGTGGTTTTATGGGGACTGATTTATTTTTTATGAATGACAGCGACCCAGCCAGCTATGGTGTGTTGTTATTTCAAACCATGTTTGCCGCCACCGCGGTCACCATAGCCAGTGGCGCGATGGCTGAACGCACCCGTTTTGACGGTTATTTAGTGGGTGCCCTATTCATTACCGCCGTGATCTACCCCATTTTTGGTAGCTGGGTATGGAACGCCGACGGCTGGTTAGCGCAAATGGGCTTTATTGATTTTGCCGGGTCAACGGTTGTTCACTCCGTTGGGGCGTGGACAGCCTTGGCGGGCATTATTATTTTGGGGCCTCGTTTGGGCCGTTTCGACAAACACGGCAAGGCACGGGAATTGCGCGGCCACAATCTTAGCTATGTGGCATTGGGCGGCTTTATTTTGTGGTTTGGCTGGTTCGGTTTTAATGGCGGATCGACTCTTAGCGCCACGGTGGATATTGGCCTCATTAATTTAAACACCCAGCTCGCCGCTGCGGCTGGCGCCGCGGCGAGCATGTTGCTTGCTGTGGCCATGCGCCGCCCCATACTGCTCACTGAAACCGTCAACGGCAGTATTGCCGGCTTGGTTGCGATCACCGCAGGTTGCGCCACAATGCTTCCGGCCTACGCTGTATTAACGGGTGCCATTGGCGGAATTGTCTGTGTGTTAGGCAGTCAACTTTTATTGCGCATGCAACTCGACGATGTTGTTGGCGCGGTGTCTGCCCACGGTTTTGCGGGCGCTTGGGGAACCCTCGCGGCGGGTATGTTTTACAAAGGCAACCTCTTCGACACCCACCTTATTACAGTGCAATTGATTGGCATTGCCGCCTGCTTCATCTGGACCTTTTGCTGCGCCTTAATCATGTACTTTGCCATTGATCTTGTGATGGGCTTACGCGCACCCAGCCAACACGAACAGCGCGGTTTAGATTTAAGCGAGCACGCTGAAATAGGCTATCCAGAATTTAATTCTGGCAACATCGCCTATACGGCCGACCGCGCTAACAATATGGGTCTGCGCTCATGA
- a CDS encoding DUF2061 domain-containing protein, with amino-acid sequence MRKTLSFAAIHFGVAFSVAYAFTGSVLVGGAMALVEPAINTVVFYFHDKAWGKWDRPSRRLLDDAGSMVANA; translated from the coding sequence ATGAGAAAGACATTAAGTTTTGCCGCTATACACTTTGGTGTGGCCTTTTCTGTGGCATACGCATTTACCGGTAGCGTCTTGGTGGGCGGCGCGATGGCGCTTGTCGAGCCCGCGATAAACACCGTGGTATTTTACTTTCACGACAAGGCCTGGGGGAAATGGGACCGGCCGTCACGGCGATTACTGGATGATGCGGGAAGCATGGTCGCCAATGCCTAG
- a CDS encoding acetyl-CoA acetyltransferase, with the protein MSPQKIYILGGHQSDFAQNAARADQSVTELFIDTVRSGLTACKLDAAEIEVGHVGNFVSSLFSGQAQLGGFFGHVDPAMRYMPASSHEAACASGSMAILAAMADLEAGRYETACVLGIEIMRNVSGDKAAANLRPAAWASQEWTETDFVWPCAFNNMLSLYEERYSLNKDHLYAISQQNFASARRNPNAQTRQWQFNEHSFSNDDSANPVVSGNIRKQDCGQITDGAAVVFLATESKAVEYAARHNISLNSIPTIKGWGHINAPISFKEKLQLSEPEGYLFPHINTLFQQTLKRAGMKGLSAIDGLEVHDCFNITEYMILDHSGLYAPGDAWKAIENGDISKTGKLPINMSGGLMGLGHPVGATGVRMLLDSYKQIAGAAGNYQIDNAKNVMTFNLGGSATTCASFIVGKTNA; encoded by the coding sequence ATGAGCCCACAAAAAATTTATATACTCGGCGGCCATCAAAGCGACTTCGCCCAAAATGCCGCCCGCGCGGATCAAAGTGTTACCGAGTTGTTTATCGACACCGTGCGCTCAGGTCTAACGGCGTGCAAACTCGACGCCGCCGAAATTGAGGTCGGCCACGTTGGCAATTTCGTTTCGTCGCTCTTCTCTGGTCAGGCGCAGCTGGGCGGTTTTTTCGGTCACGTCGATCCGGCCATGCGCTATATGCCCGCCTCTTCCCACGAGGCGGCCTGTGCCTCGGGCTCAATGGCTATTCTTGCCGCCATGGCCGACCTTGAGGCCGGTCGCTACGAAACAGCCTGCGTGCTCGGTATTGAAATTATGCGCAATGTCAGTGGCGATAAGGCCGCCGCCAATCTGCGCCCCGCCGCTTGGGCGAGCCAAGAGTGGACCGAAACTGATTTTGTTTGGCCCTGCGCATTCAACAATATGCTCTCACTGTATGAAGAACGCTATTCACTCAACAAAGACCACCTCTACGCAATTTCTCAGCAAAACTTTGCCAGCGCGCGTCGCAACCCCAATGCGCAAACTCGGCAGTGGCAATTCAATGAACACAGCTTTAGCAACGACGACAGCGCCAACCCTGTCGTCAGCGGCAATATCCGCAAACAAGATTGCGGCCAGATTACCGACGGCGCAGCGGTCGTCTTTCTGGCAACAGAGAGCAAGGCCGTCGAGTACGCTGCCCGTCACAACATCAGTTTAAACTCAATTCCCACCATTAAAGGCTGGGGCCATATTAACGCGCCGATCTCCTTCAAAGAAAAGTTGCAACTGAGCGAGCCCGAAGGCTATCTCTTTCCCCATATAAACACCCTGTTTCAACAGACATTAAAGCGCGCGGGTATGAAGGGTTTAAGCGCCATTGACGGTTTAGAAGTTCACGACTGTTTCAACATTACCGAGTACATGATTTTGGACCACAGCGGTCTATACGCGCCCGGCGACGCATGGAAGGCCATTGAAAATGGTGACATTAGCAAGACGGGAAAACTCCCCATTAATATGAGTGGCGGCCTTATGGGATTAGGGCATCCGGTTGGCGCTACTGGCGTGAGAATGCTGCTCGACAGCTACAAGCAAATTGCTGGCGCCGCGGGAAATTATCAAATCGACAACGCTAAAAATGTGATGACATTTAATTTGGGGGGCAGCGCGACCACCTGTGCGAGTTTTATTGTTGGCAAGACAAACGCCTAA
- a CDS encoding acetyl-CoA C-acyltransferase, translated as MPSAMIVDAVRIPRASIRGDAAYAAVKPVDLLRPLFTAISERNHLDSAEVEDVLLGCSTQSGDQGANIAKIAALYAGWSDRVSGVTLNRFCCSGLDAINLAASKIMSGMESVLVAGGVEQLSAVPMFADRGPWFSDPKVMKATRFMHMGLSADLIASQQGFSRAQLDACALQSHQRAAHAVQNDYFKPSLIPVRDQNTHPLLASDNALRPQLSREQLAALPSSFTDFVEQGQRLVDQVYPDTRLMPLHTAGNSPALVDGASLLLLASEDACTRLSLTPRARIRYFANASDEPVRMLTGHLRATEKLFAATGLKTDDIDLWEVNESFAASVLYFQQHFNIANEQLNVNGGAIALGHPLGATGGNLMGTLLDEMERQNLKRGIVAICGGAGVGVATLIERL; from the coding sequence ATGCCTAGCGCCATGATAGTCGATGCTGTGAGAATCCCCCGCGCGAGCATCCGCGGCGACGCAGCCTACGCCGCAGTGAAACCGGTTGATCTGTTGCGGCCTTTATTCACTGCGATTTCAGAGCGAAATCACCTAGACAGCGCAGAAGTAGAAGATGTGCTTCTGGGCTGCTCTACCCAGAGCGGCGACCAAGGTGCAAACATCGCCAAAATCGCCGCACTCTATGCGGGCTGGTCAGACCGCGTTTCCGGCGTTACTTTAAACCGCTTTTGCTGCTCCGGATTAGACGCTATTAATTTGGCCGCCAGCAAAATCATGTCTGGAATGGAGTCGGTATTAGTTGCTGGCGGTGTTGAACAACTCAGTGCTGTTCCGATGTTTGCTGATCGTGGCCCGTGGTTTAGCGACCCCAAGGTAATGAAGGCAACGCGCTTTATGCACATGGGTCTGTCCGCAGACTTAATTGCCAGCCAGCAGGGTTTTAGCCGGGCACAGCTCGACGCCTGCGCGCTGCAATCCCATCAGCGCGCCGCGCACGCCGTCCAAAACGATTACTTTAAGCCGTCGCTCATTCCCGTCCGCGACCAGAATACGCATCCTTTATTGGCAAGTGATAATGCCCTAAGGCCGCAATTAAGCCGCGAACAATTGGCGGCGCTGCCCAGTAGCTTTACCGACTTTGTTGAACAGGGACAGCGACTGGTCGACCAGGTTTACCCCGACACTCGCCTAATGCCATTGCACACTGCGGGTAATTCTCCGGCACTGGTAGACGGTGCCTCATTACTGTTACTGGCCAGCGAAGACGCATGCACCCGCCTGTCACTGACGCCCCGCGCCCGTATTCGCTATTTTGCCAATGCCAGCGATGAACCCGTTAGAATGCTTACCGGCCACTTGCGCGCTACCGAAAAACTCTTCGCGGCAACGGGGCTAAAGACTGACGACATTGATCTGTGGGAGGTCAATGAATCCTTCGCCGCCAGCGTTTTGTATTTTCAACAACATTTCAATATTGCGAATGAGCAACTCAATGTGAATGGCGGCGCCATTGCACTTGGCCACCCGTTAGGCGCGACCGGCGGCAATCTTATGGGAACTCTGCTTGACGAAATGGAAAGGCAAAACCTAAAACGCGGCATTGTGGCAATTTGCGGCGGCGCCGGAGTGGGTGTCGCCACCCTGATTGAACGCCTATAA
- a CDS encoding carotenoid oxygenase family protein: protein MAVTYKNIVKTSLKASHHPYLNGAWTPNFTEYTATDMEVIGRIPDDIDGVYIRNTENPVQEPIGHYHPFDGDGMLHSMSFKDGKAEYRNRFVRTKGFNAEQEAGAALWAGIANPPSMSVRPGWGAQGGVKDASSTDVVIHAGEVVSTFWQCGDGYRLDPYTLEQLGTESWTPIDGISAHPKVDERTGEMLFFNYSTHPPYQHYGVVDSNNKLVHYTPVPLPGPRLPHDMAFSENYSILADLPMFWDPEQLKEGRYHAGYHPEMPTRFAILPRYGNTEDIQWFEASATFVLHWMNAYEEGDEIVLDGYFQDNPDPEPLPGLPRAAGKMMANIDIHSFQSKLHRWRFNLKTGAVIEQRLDDRALEFGTINQQYAGRKHRYIYSVWGEPNWFMFSGMVKHDLDTGESWSLAFGEQRFGSEAPFAPRINAKDEDDGYLVSFITDMKENRSECVLIDAKDIEAGPVCRIILPHRICSGTHATWASGESIRRYEKK, encoded by the coding sequence ATGGCCGTCACCTACAAAAACATTGTTAAAACCAGCCTTAAAGCTAGCCACCACCCCTATCTAAACGGCGCGTGGACACCAAACTTTACCGAGTACACCGCCACCGACATGGAGGTCATTGGCCGTATTCCCGATGACATCGACGGCGTTTACATCCGCAATACCGAAAACCCAGTGCAAGAACCCATTGGCCACTACCACCCATTTGATGGCGACGGCATGCTGCACAGCATGTCTTTTAAAGACGGCAAGGCAGAATACCGAAACCGCTTTGTGCGAACCAAAGGCTTCAATGCCGAGCAAGAAGCCGGCGCCGCACTTTGGGCCGGTATTGCCAATCCACCTAGTATGTCGGTTCGCCCAGGCTGGGGCGCTCAAGGCGGAGTGAAAGACGCCTCCTCGACTGATGTGGTCATTCATGCTGGCGAAGTGGTCTCCACTTTTTGGCAATGCGGCGATGGCTACCGCCTCGATCCTTATACCCTTGAGCAATTAGGAACAGAGAGCTGGACGCCCATAGACGGCATCTCAGCACACCCGAAAGTCGATGAACGCACCGGCGAAATGCTGTTCTTTAATTATTCAACTCACCCCCCCTACCAGCACTACGGGGTAGTAGACAGTAATAATAAACTCGTGCATTACACGCCCGTACCGTTGCCGGGGCCAAGATTACCCCACGACATGGCGTTCTCAGAAAACTATTCCATACTCGCCGATTTGCCGATGTTCTGGGACCCAGAGCAATTAAAAGAAGGACGCTATCACGCAGGCTACCACCCCGAGATGCCAACGCGATTTGCCATTCTTCCGCGTTACGGCAACACCGAAGACATACAATGGTTTGAAGCCTCTGCCACCTTTGTTTTGCACTGGATGAATGCCTACGAGGAAGGCGACGAAATCGTGTTAGACGGCTATTTTCAAGACAACCCCGACCCAGAGCCACTGCCAGGTTTACCGCGGGCTGCTGGCAAAATGATGGCCAATATCGATATTCATTCCTTTCAATCTAAATTGCATCGCTGGCGCTTTAATTTAAAGACCGGCGCGGTAATTGAACAACGTTTGGATGATCGCGCACTGGAATTTGGCACCATTAACCAACAGTACGCAGGCCGTAAGCATCGCTATATTTACTCCGTGTGGGGAGAGCCGAATTGGTTTATGTTTTCCGGCATGGTTAAGCACGACCTGGACACCGGCGAGTCGTGGAGTCTCGCCTTTGGTGAGCAGCGCTTTGGCAGTGAAGCGCCCTTTGCGCCGCGTATTAATGCCAAAGACGAAGACGACGGCTACCTTGTGAGCTTTATCACCGACATGAAAGAGAACCGCTCAGAATGTGTACTCATTGATGCCAAAGACATTGAAGCGGGGCCGGTTTGCCGGATTATCCTTCCCCACCGAATTTGCAGTGGCACCCACGCCACGTGGGCAAGTGGCGAAAGTATTCGTCGCTATGAAAAGAAATAA